The following are encoded together in the Coturnix japonica isolate 7356 chromosome 8, Coturnix japonica 2.1, whole genome shotgun sequence genome:
- the LOC107317296 gene encoding protein transport protein Sec16B isoform X3 has translation MCSISGGRALAGLGASALCPLQWQWTLAVAPGRGSGATGHWNCWICCMEPWASPRLPPVRHSHAAGSEEGRHGTPLPWRPILPGPLPRPGSWDPGRDLHRPASRAESYESGHAFRVYSRQGYEDPHWQYPAAAYRDNRAYQSHQWQPTAWQGDRDMTQVKPHSKSTAYRDQHYYRGYHPNLAASPPGQDRSQTYDARKGSRHSWAGVHNLGEASGQPQEPSLLQQYRESGLSSSGYELSQYIRDGAEPNDTAFSGGWSPVQKGGTLESAVVAPHKFLQPHVPVCLGAGGQLVLVCPHRPAEGQLPLVELHSLEVILQGTTDQEELQAFPGPLAREDLHKVDVVTFCQQKIASSCDLSTQRGRDSALLWKLLVLLCRQNGSMVGSDVAELLMQDCRQQERYKRQEPALGPISLADEEWRQLGTLDLITGEVPPVVETQAQIVEKFTKLLYYGRKKDALVWAMRNQLWGHALFLSSKMDPRTYSWVLTGFTSTLATNDPLQTFFQLMSGRIPQASQSCGDAKWGDWRPHLAVLLSNKVGDMELNHRAIITMGDTLAGKGAVEAAHFCYLMADIPFGYFGVKADRMALLGSSHRQAFTQFATTEAIQRMEIFEYCQQLRHPTSFLLPFQVYKLLYASRLADHGLPAQALLYCEQIATMLLQQDPTSHPVLAQQLAKLAERLKLCDPLLLEMPEQDPALEPEWLLRLRTHCQHCEVQDDLTPEVEPTQPEPWDTAATPGREMDYEQPQIDDPQHEQWHQPPVPPQGPDPHQDVSIQPLEVAVLDTGLISQEELCTDPPPQAVPIAGDAEEPQDAHGVQQPVLAEPQELSTKARSASESSTASIEEGSQTSSDSTAEELEGTSEDKSSGFRWFGWFRSKPQKETSPKATTSGSPTAGLQDRSSPSPPGAVPAAQPPAAPSPYRNPVSIDMKGPWDADGHEPLPGTVPLFNPAHVSQLAAARPTQPRLLSQRRYPNPL, from the exons ATGTGCTCTATCTCAGGTGGGAGAGCCttggctgggctgggagcttCTGCCCTTTGTCCCCTGCAGTGGCAGTGGACTTTGGCAGTGGCGCCGGGGAGAGGAAGTGGGGCAACAG GACATTGGAACTGTTGGATCTGCTGCATGGAGCCCTGGGCCTCTCCACGGCTGCCCCCAGTGCGGCACAGCCATGCTGCTGGCAGTGAAGAAGGCCGCCATGGGACCCCACTGCCCTGGAGGCCCATCCTCCCTGGCCCCCTGCCTCGTCCTGGCTCCTGGGACCCTGGAAGGGACCTGCACCGGCCAGCATCCCGGGCTGAGAGCTATGAGAGCGGCCATGCCTTCCGGGTCTATTCCAG GCAAGGATATGAAGACCCCCACTGGCAATACCCAGCAGCTGCCTACAGGGACAACCGTGCTTACCAAAGCCATCAGTGGCAGCCCACGGCCTGGCAGGGTGACAGAG ATATGACACAGGTTAAGCCTCACAGCAAGAGCACTGCTTACAGGGACCAGCACTACTACAGGGGCTACCACCCCAATCTGGCTGCCAGCCCCCCTGGGCAGGATAG GTCCCAAACCTATGATGCACGTAAAGGCTCCAGGCATTCGTGGGCTGGGGTCCACAATCTGGGGGAGGCCAGTGGCCAGCCTCAAGAG CCCAGCCTGCTCCAGCAGTACCGTGAGTCAGGACTCAGCTCCAGTGGCTATGAGCTCAGCCAATACATCCGTGATGGAGCTGAACCCAATGACACTGCATTTTCAGGGGGCTGGAGCCCTGTGCAAAAAG GAGGGACCTTGGAGTCAGCTGTGGTGGCACCCCACAAATTCCTGCAGCCACATGTGCCTGTATGTTTGGGAGCTGGAGGGCAACTGGTGCTGGTGTGTCCCCACCGCCCAGCTGAGGGGCAGCTCCCCCTGGTTGAGCTGCACAGCCTGGAG GTAATCCTTCAAGGCACAACAGATCAGGAGGAGCTTCAAGCCTTCCCAGGGCCCCTAGCCAG GGAAGATCTGCACAAAGTAGATGTGGTGACATTTTGCCAGCAAAAGATAGCCTCAAGCTGTGATCTCTCAACACAGAGAGGCAGAGATTCAGCTCTTCTCTGGAAGCTCCTGGTCCTCCTCTGCCGACAGAATGGG TCCATGGTGGGCTCAGACGTGGCGGAGCTGCTGATGCAggactgcaggcagcaggagaggTACAAGAGGCAGGAGCCGGCATTGGGCCCCATCAGCCTGGCAGATGAGGAGTGGCGTCAGCTGGGGACACTGGACCTCATCACTGGGGAAGTCCCTCCTGTGGTAGAGACACAGGCACAGATAGTGGAGAAGTTCACCAAGCTCCTCTACTATGGCAGAAAGAAA GATGCACTGGTTTGGGCCATGAGAAACCAGCTGTGGGGCCATGCTCTCTTCTTGTCCAGCAAGATGGACCCTCGGACCTACAGTTGGGTGCTCACTGG GTTCACCAGCACGCTGGCCACCAATGACCCATTGCAGACATTCTTCCAGCTCATGTCAGGAAGGATCCCGCAGGCATCGCAG agctgtggggatgccAAGTGGGGAGACTGGAGACCCCACCTGGCCGTGCTTCTGTCCAACAAGGTGGGAGACATGGAGCTGAACCACCGGGCCATCATCACCATGGGAGACACGTTGG CTGGCAAGGGAGCAGTGGAGGCAGCTCACTTCTGCTATCTGATGGCAGACATTCCATTTGGTTACTTTGGGGTGAAGGCAGACCGCATGGCTCTACTGGGCAGCAGCCACCG ccaggcaTTCACCCAGTTTGCCACCACCGAGGCCATCCAGCGCATGGAGATCTTTGAGTACTGCCAGCAGCTGCGACACCCCACATCTTTCCTGCTCCCATTCCAG GTGTACAAGCTCCTCTACGCCTCCCGCCTGGCTGACCATGGACTGCCAGCCCAAGCCCTGCTGTACTGTGAGCAGATTGCCACCATGCTCCTCCAGCAGGACCCAACCAGCCACCCTGTACTGGCCCAGCAGCTGGCCAAG CTGGCCGAGCGACTGAAGCTCTGTgacccactgctgctggagatgccTGAGCAGGACCCGGCGCTAGAGCCTGAGTGGCTGCTGCGGCTCCGCacccactgccagcactgcgAG GTGCAGGATGACCTCACTCCAGAGGTGGAACCAACCCAGCCAGAGCCCTGGGATACTGCAGCCACCCCAG GCAGAGAGATGGACTATGAGCAGCCCCAGATAGATGACCCCCAGCATGAGCAGTGGCACCAGCCCCCTGTGCCACCACAGGGACCTGATCCCCACCAGGATGTGTCCATCCAGCCCCTGGAGGTTGCAGTGTTGGACACGGGGCTGATCTCCCAGGAAGAGCTTTGCACTGATCCCCCTCCGCAGGCAGTGCCCATAGCAG GTGATGCTGAGGAGCCCCAGGATGCCCATGGGGTGCAGCAGCCGGTGCTGGCAGAGCCG CAGGAATTAAGCACAAAGGCTCGCTCGGCCTCAGAGAGTTCCACAGCATCCATAGAGGAAGGCAGCCAGACGTCCTCAGATAGCActgctgaggagctggaggGGACGTCGGAGGACAAG AGCTCTGGATTCCGGTGGTTCGGCTGGTTTCGGTCCAAGCCCCAGAAGGAAACCTCTCCCAAAGCCACGACCTCGGGCTCCCCCACGGCAGGACTGCAG GATCGgagctccccatccccacccggtgctgtcccagctgctcagcccccagcagccccgTCTCCATACAGAAATCCCG TGTCAATCGACATGAAGGGCCCGTGGGATGCAGACGGCCACgag CCGCTCCCAGGGACGGTTCCGCTTTTCAACCCCGCTCATGTTTCCCAG CTCGCTGCTGCCCGGCCCACCCAACCCAGGCTGCTCTCACAGCGCCGCTACCCCAACCCGCTGTGA
- the LOC107317296 gene encoding protein transport protein Sec16B isoform X4 gives MCSISGGRALAGLGASALCPLQWQWTLAVAPGRGSGATGHWNCWICCMEPWASPRLPPVRHSHAAGSEEGRHGTPLPWRPILPGPLPRPGSWDPGRDLHRPASRAESYESGHAFRVYSRQGYEDPHWQYPAAAYRDNRAYQSHQWQPTAWQGDRDMTQVKPHSKSTAYRDQHYYRGYHPNLAASPPGQDRSQTYDARKGSRHSWAGVHNLGEASGQPQEPSLLQQYRESGLSSSGYELSQYIRDGAEPNDTAFSGGWSPVQKGGTLESAVVAPHKFLQPHVPVCLGAGGQLVLVCPHRPAEGQLPLVELHSLEVILQGTTDQEELQAFPGPLAREDLHKVDVVTFCQQKIASSCDLSTQRGRDSALLWKLLVLLCRQNGSMVGSDVAELLMQDCRQQERYKRQEPALGPISLADEEWRQLGTLDLITGEVPPVVETQAQIVEKFTKLLYYGRKKDALVWAMRNQLWGHALFLSSKMDPRTYSWVLTGFTSTLATNDPLQTFFQLMSGRIPQASQSCGDAKWGDWRPHLAVLLSNKVGDMELNHRAIITMGDTLAGKGAVEAAHFCYLMADIPFGYFGVKADRMALLGSSHRQAFTQFATTEAIQRMEIFEYCQQLRHPTSFLLPFQVYKLLYASRLADHGLPAQALLYCEQIATMLLQQDPTSHPVLAQQLAKLAERLKLCDPLLLEMPEQDPALEPEWLLRLRTHCQHCEVQDDLTPEVEPTQPEPWDTAATPGREMDYEQPQIDDPQHEQWHQPPVPPQGPDPHQDVSIQPLEVAVLDTGLISQEELCTDPPPQAVPIAGDAEEPQDAHGVQQPVLAEPELSTKARSASESSTASIEEGSQTSSDSTAEELEGTSEDKSSGFRWFGWFRSKPQKETSPKATTSGSPTAGLQDRSSPSPPGAVPAAQPPAAPSPYRNPVSIDMKGPWDADGHEPLPGTVPLFNPAHVSQLAAARPTQPRLLSQRRYPNPL, from the exons ATGTGCTCTATCTCAGGTGGGAGAGCCttggctgggctgggagcttCTGCCCTTTGTCCCCTGCAGTGGCAGTGGACTTTGGCAGTGGCGCCGGGGAGAGGAAGTGGGGCAACAG GACATTGGAACTGTTGGATCTGCTGCATGGAGCCCTGGGCCTCTCCACGGCTGCCCCCAGTGCGGCACAGCCATGCTGCTGGCAGTGAAGAAGGCCGCCATGGGACCCCACTGCCCTGGAGGCCCATCCTCCCTGGCCCCCTGCCTCGTCCTGGCTCCTGGGACCCTGGAAGGGACCTGCACCGGCCAGCATCCCGGGCTGAGAGCTATGAGAGCGGCCATGCCTTCCGGGTCTATTCCAG GCAAGGATATGAAGACCCCCACTGGCAATACCCAGCAGCTGCCTACAGGGACAACCGTGCTTACCAAAGCCATCAGTGGCAGCCCACGGCCTGGCAGGGTGACAGAG ATATGACACAGGTTAAGCCTCACAGCAAGAGCACTGCTTACAGGGACCAGCACTACTACAGGGGCTACCACCCCAATCTGGCTGCCAGCCCCCCTGGGCAGGATAG GTCCCAAACCTATGATGCACGTAAAGGCTCCAGGCATTCGTGGGCTGGGGTCCACAATCTGGGGGAGGCCAGTGGCCAGCCTCAAGAG CCCAGCCTGCTCCAGCAGTACCGTGAGTCAGGACTCAGCTCCAGTGGCTATGAGCTCAGCCAATACATCCGTGATGGAGCTGAACCCAATGACACTGCATTTTCAGGGGGCTGGAGCCCTGTGCAAAAAG GAGGGACCTTGGAGTCAGCTGTGGTGGCACCCCACAAATTCCTGCAGCCACATGTGCCTGTATGTTTGGGAGCTGGAGGGCAACTGGTGCTGGTGTGTCCCCACCGCCCAGCTGAGGGGCAGCTCCCCCTGGTTGAGCTGCACAGCCTGGAG GTAATCCTTCAAGGCACAACAGATCAGGAGGAGCTTCAAGCCTTCCCAGGGCCCCTAGCCAG GGAAGATCTGCACAAAGTAGATGTGGTGACATTTTGCCAGCAAAAGATAGCCTCAAGCTGTGATCTCTCAACACAGAGAGGCAGAGATTCAGCTCTTCTCTGGAAGCTCCTGGTCCTCCTCTGCCGACAGAATGGG TCCATGGTGGGCTCAGACGTGGCGGAGCTGCTGATGCAggactgcaggcagcaggagaggTACAAGAGGCAGGAGCCGGCATTGGGCCCCATCAGCCTGGCAGATGAGGAGTGGCGTCAGCTGGGGACACTGGACCTCATCACTGGGGAAGTCCCTCCTGTGGTAGAGACACAGGCACAGATAGTGGAGAAGTTCACCAAGCTCCTCTACTATGGCAGAAAGAAA GATGCACTGGTTTGGGCCATGAGAAACCAGCTGTGGGGCCATGCTCTCTTCTTGTCCAGCAAGATGGACCCTCGGACCTACAGTTGGGTGCTCACTGG GTTCACCAGCACGCTGGCCACCAATGACCCATTGCAGACATTCTTCCAGCTCATGTCAGGAAGGATCCCGCAGGCATCGCAG agctgtggggatgccAAGTGGGGAGACTGGAGACCCCACCTGGCCGTGCTTCTGTCCAACAAGGTGGGAGACATGGAGCTGAACCACCGGGCCATCATCACCATGGGAGACACGTTGG CTGGCAAGGGAGCAGTGGAGGCAGCTCACTTCTGCTATCTGATGGCAGACATTCCATTTGGTTACTTTGGGGTGAAGGCAGACCGCATGGCTCTACTGGGCAGCAGCCACCG ccaggcaTTCACCCAGTTTGCCACCACCGAGGCCATCCAGCGCATGGAGATCTTTGAGTACTGCCAGCAGCTGCGACACCCCACATCTTTCCTGCTCCCATTCCAG GTGTACAAGCTCCTCTACGCCTCCCGCCTGGCTGACCATGGACTGCCAGCCCAAGCCCTGCTGTACTGTGAGCAGATTGCCACCATGCTCCTCCAGCAGGACCCAACCAGCCACCCTGTACTGGCCCAGCAGCTGGCCAAG CTGGCCGAGCGACTGAAGCTCTGTgacccactgctgctggagatgccTGAGCAGGACCCGGCGCTAGAGCCTGAGTGGCTGCTGCGGCTCCGCacccactgccagcactgcgAG GTGCAGGATGACCTCACTCCAGAGGTGGAACCAACCCAGCCAGAGCCCTGGGATACTGCAGCCACCCCAG GCAGAGAGATGGACTATGAGCAGCCCCAGATAGATGACCCCCAGCATGAGCAGTGGCACCAGCCCCCTGTGCCACCACAGGGACCTGATCCCCACCAGGATGTGTCCATCCAGCCCCTGGAGGTTGCAGTGTTGGACACGGGGCTGATCTCCCAGGAAGAGCTTTGCACTGATCCCCCTCCGCAGGCAGTGCCCATAGCAG GTGATGCTGAGGAGCCCCAGGATGCCCATGGGGTGCAGCAGCCGGTGCTGGCAGAGCCG GAATTAAGCACAAAGGCTCGCTCGGCCTCAGAGAGTTCCACAGCATCCATAGAGGAAGGCAGCCAGACGTCCTCAGATAGCActgctgaggagctggaggGGACGTCGGAGGACAAG AGCTCTGGATTCCGGTGGTTCGGCTGGTTTCGGTCCAAGCCCCAGAAGGAAACCTCTCCCAAAGCCACGACCTCGGGCTCCCCCACGGCAGGACTGCAG GATCGgagctccccatccccacccggtgctgtcccagctgctcagcccccagcagccccgTCTCCATACAGAAATCCCG TGTCAATCGACATGAAGGGCCCGTGGGATGCAGACGGCCACgag CCGCTCCCAGGGACGGTTCCGCTTTTCAACCCCGCTCATGTTTCCCAG CTCGCTGCTGCCCGGCCCACCCAACCCAGGCTGCTCTCACAGCGCCGCTACCCCAACCCGCTGTGA
- the LOC107317296 gene encoding protein transport protein Sec16B isoform X2 yields MCSISGGRALAGLGASALCPLQWQWTLAVAPGRGSGATGHWNCWICCMEPWASPRLPPVRHSHAAGSEEGRHGTPLPWRPILPGPLPRPGSWDPGRDLHRPASRAESYESGHAFRVYSRQGYEDPHWQYPAAAYRDNRAYQSHQWQPTAWQGDRDMTQVKPHSKSTAYRDQHYYRGYHPNLAASPPGQDRSQTYDARKGSRHSWAGVHNLGEASGQPQEPSLLQQYRESGLSSSGYELSQYIRDGAEPNDTAFSGGWSPVQKGGTLESAVVAPHKFLQPHVPVCLGAGGQLVLVCPHRPAEGQLPLVELHSLEVILQGTTDQEELQAFPGPLAREDLHKVDVVTFCQQKIASSCDLSTQRGRDSALLWKLLVLLCRQNGSMVGSDVAELLMQDCRQQERYKRQEPALGPISLADEEWRQLGTLDLITGEVPPVVETQAQIVEKFTKLLYYGRKKDALVWAMRNQLWGHALFLSSKMDPRTYSWVLTGFTSTLATNDPLQTFFQLMSGRIPQASQSCGDAKWGDWRPHLAVLLSNKVGDMELNHRAIITMGDTLAGKGAVEAAHFCYLMADIPFGYFGVKADRMALLGSSHRQAFTQFATTEAIQRMEIFEYCQQLRHPTSFLLPFQVYKLLYASRLADHGLPAQALLYCEQIATMLLQQDPTSHPVLAQQLAKLAERLKLCDPLLLEMPEQDPALEPEWLLRLRTHCQHCEVQDDLTPEVEPTQPEPWDTAATPGREMDYEQPQIDDPQHEQWHQPPVPPQGPDPHQDVSIQPLEVAVLDTGLISQEELCTDPPPQAVPIAGDAEEPQDAHGVQQPVLAEPELSTKARSASESSTASIEEGSQTSSDSTAEELEGTSEDKLSLPELWIPVVRLVSVQAPEGNLSQSHDLGLPHGRTAGSELPIPTRCCPSCSAPSSPVSIQKSRVNRHEGPVGCRRPRAAPRDGSAFQPRSCFPARCCPAHPTQAALTAPLPQPAVSRCVCMYM; encoded by the exons ATGTGCTCTATCTCAGGTGGGAGAGCCttggctgggctgggagcttCTGCCCTTTGTCCCCTGCAGTGGCAGTGGACTTTGGCAGTGGCGCCGGGGAGAGGAAGTGGGGCAACAG GACATTGGAACTGTTGGATCTGCTGCATGGAGCCCTGGGCCTCTCCACGGCTGCCCCCAGTGCGGCACAGCCATGCTGCTGGCAGTGAAGAAGGCCGCCATGGGACCCCACTGCCCTGGAGGCCCATCCTCCCTGGCCCCCTGCCTCGTCCTGGCTCCTGGGACCCTGGAAGGGACCTGCACCGGCCAGCATCCCGGGCTGAGAGCTATGAGAGCGGCCATGCCTTCCGGGTCTATTCCAG GCAAGGATATGAAGACCCCCACTGGCAATACCCAGCAGCTGCCTACAGGGACAACCGTGCTTACCAAAGCCATCAGTGGCAGCCCACGGCCTGGCAGGGTGACAGAG ATATGACACAGGTTAAGCCTCACAGCAAGAGCACTGCTTACAGGGACCAGCACTACTACAGGGGCTACCACCCCAATCTGGCTGCCAGCCCCCCTGGGCAGGATAG GTCCCAAACCTATGATGCACGTAAAGGCTCCAGGCATTCGTGGGCTGGGGTCCACAATCTGGGGGAGGCCAGTGGCCAGCCTCAAGAG CCCAGCCTGCTCCAGCAGTACCGTGAGTCAGGACTCAGCTCCAGTGGCTATGAGCTCAGCCAATACATCCGTGATGGAGCTGAACCCAATGACACTGCATTTTCAGGGGGCTGGAGCCCTGTGCAAAAAG GAGGGACCTTGGAGTCAGCTGTGGTGGCACCCCACAAATTCCTGCAGCCACATGTGCCTGTATGTTTGGGAGCTGGAGGGCAACTGGTGCTGGTGTGTCCCCACCGCCCAGCTGAGGGGCAGCTCCCCCTGGTTGAGCTGCACAGCCTGGAG GTAATCCTTCAAGGCACAACAGATCAGGAGGAGCTTCAAGCCTTCCCAGGGCCCCTAGCCAG GGAAGATCTGCACAAAGTAGATGTGGTGACATTTTGCCAGCAAAAGATAGCCTCAAGCTGTGATCTCTCAACACAGAGAGGCAGAGATTCAGCTCTTCTCTGGAAGCTCCTGGTCCTCCTCTGCCGACAGAATGGG TCCATGGTGGGCTCAGACGTGGCGGAGCTGCTGATGCAggactgcaggcagcaggagaggTACAAGAGGCAGGAGCCGGCATTGGGCCCCATCAGCCTGGCAGATGAGGAGTGGCGTCAGCTGGGGACACTGGACCTCATCACTGGGGAAGTCCCTCCTGTGGTAGAGACACAGGCACAGATAGTGGAGAAGTTCACCAAGCTCCTCTACTATGGCAGAAAGAAA GATGCACTGGTTTGGGCCATGAGAAACCAGCTGTGGGGCCATGCTCTCTTCTTGTCCAGCAAGATGGACCCTCGGACCTACAGTTGGGTGCTCACTGG GTTCACCAGCACGCTGGCCACCAATGACCCATTGCAGACATTCTTCCAGCTCATGTCAGGAAGGATCCCGCAGGCATCGCAG agctgtggggatgccAAGTGGGGAGACTGGAGACCCCACCTGGCCGTGCTTCTGTCCAACAAGGTGGGAGACATGGAGCTGAACCACCGGGCCATCATCACCATGGGAGACACGTTGG CTGGCAAGGGAGCAGTGGAGGCAGCTCACTTCTGCTATCTGATGGCAGACATTCCATTTGGTTACTTTGGGGTGAAGGCAGACCGCATGGCTCTACTGGGCAGCAGCCACCG ccaggcaTTCACCCAGTTTGCCACCACCGAGGCCATCCAGCGCATGGAGATCTTTGAGTACTGCCAGCAGCTGCGACACCCCACATCTTTCCTGCTCCCATTCCAG GTGTACAAGCTCCTCTACGCCTCCCGCCTGGCTGACCATGGACTGCCAGCCCAAGCCCTGCTGTACTGTGAGCAGATTGCCACCATGCTCCTCCAGCAGGACCCAACCAGCCACCCTGTACTGGCCCAGCAGCTGGCCAAG CTGGCCGAGCGACTGAAGCTCTGTgacccactgctgctggagatgccTGAGCAGGACCCGGCGCTAGAGCCTGAGTGGCTGCTGCGGCTCCGCacccactgccagcactgcgAG GTGCAGGATGACCTCACTCCAGAGGTGGAACCAACCCAGCCAGAGCCCTGGGATACTGCAGCCACCCCAG GCAGAGAGATGGACTATGAGCAGCCCCAGATAGATGACCCCCAGCATGAGCAGTGGCACCAGCCCCCTGTGCCACCACAGGGACCTGATCCCCACCAGGATGTGTCCATCCAGCCCCTGGAGGTTGCAGTGTTGGACACGGGGCTGATCTCCCAGGAAGAGCTTTGCACTGATCCCCCTCCGCAGGCAGTGCCCATAGCAG GTGATGCTGAGGAGCCCCAGGATGCCCATGGGGTGCAGCAGCCGGTGCTGGCAGAGCCG GAATTAAGCACAAAGGCTCGCTCGGCCTCAGAGAGTTCCACAGCATCCATAGAGGAAGGCAGCCAGACGTCCTCAGATAGCActgctgaggagctggaggGGACGTCGGAGGACAAG CTGTCTTTGCCAGAGCTCTGGATTCCGGTGGTTCGGCTGGTTTCGGTCCAAGCCCCAGAAGGAAACCTCTCCCAAAGCCACGACCTCGGGCTCCCCCACGGCAGGACTGCAG GATCGgagctccccatccccacccggtgctgtcccagctgctcagcccccagcagccccgTCTCCATACAGAAATCCCG TGTCAATCGACATGAAGGGCCCGTGGGATGCAGACGGCCACgag CCGCTCCCAGGGACGGTTCCGCTTTTCAACCCCGCTCATGTTTCCCAG CTCGCTGCTGCCCGGCCCACCCAACCCAGGCTGCTCTCACAGCGCCGCTACCCCAACCCGCTGTGAGTcggtgtgtgtgtatgtacatgtaa